In one Rugosibacter aromaticivorans genomic region, the following are encoded:
- the rimO gene encoding 30S ribosomal protein S12 methylthiotransferase RimO — protein MKKSKINVPSIGFVSLGCPKAASDAEQILTRLRAEGYKISGSYQGADLVVVNTCGFIDAAVEESLDAIGEAMAENGKVIVTGCLGAKKDAAGNDIVRTAHPNVLAVTGPHALQEVMEAVHTHLPPLHDPFVDLVPAQGIRLTPDHYAYLKISEGCNHRCSFCIIPSLRGDLVSRPIGDVLREAEILAEAGVRELLVISQDTSAYGVDTKYRTGFWGGKPVKTRLYDLCEQLGELGLWVRLHYVYPYPNVDDLMPLMAAGKILPYLDIPFQHASPRILKLMKRPASAEKVLERITAWRQVVPDLTIRSTFITGFPGETEAEFNALLDFLDEAQLDRVGAFAYSPVDGASANDLPEALPESVREERKATLLRHQEDISTQRLERKIGHRIKVLVDEIDEDGAIARSEGDAPDIDGLVYIVDGHHLAVGDFAEVTVTDCDVHDLYATLQ, from the coding sequence ATGAAAAAAAGCAAGATTAATGTGCCATCCATTGGGTTTGTCTCACTCGGCTGTCCTAAAGCCGCTTCAGATGCTGAGCAGATACTTACCCGCTTGCGAGCAGAGGGTTACAAGATTTCAGGCAGCTATCAGGGCGCTGATCTTGTCGTAGTCAATACCTGTGGGTTTATTGATGCGGCGGTTGAAGAATCGCTCGATGCCATTGGCGAAGCGATGGCTGAGAACGGTAAGGTCATTGTTACTGGATGTCTAGGCGCGAAAAAAGATGCGGCTGGTAATGACATTGTGCGCACCGCACACCCCAACGTGTTGGCTGTTACCGGGCCACATGCCTTGCAGGAAGTGATGGAAGCTGTGCATACGCATTTGCCGCCATTGCATGACCCTTTTGTCGATCTCGTTCCAGCTCAAGGCATCCGGCTTACGCCGGACCATTATGCGTATTTAAAGATTTCTGAAGGCTGCAATCATCGCTGTAGTTTCTGCATCATTCCTTCCCTGCGGGGTGATTTGGTGTCACGGCCCATTGGCGATGTGCTGCGTGAAGCTGAAATTCTTGCTGAGGCAGGCGTGCGCGAGCTGCTGGTTATTTCTCAAGATACCAGCGCTTATGGCGTGGATACAAAATACCGTACAGGTTTTTGGGGTGGCAAGCCCGTGAAGACGAGGCTTTATGATCTGTGCGAACAACTCGGCGAGCTAGGGCTGTGGGTGCGTTTACATTATGTCTATCCGTACCCCAACGTGGACGATCTCATGCCGCTCATGGCCGCAGGGAAAATTTTGCCCTATCTGGATATTCCGTTTCAGCATGCCAGCCCGCGCATTCTTAAATTGATGAAGCGCCCGGCTTCTGCAGAAAAGGTTCTGGAACGCATCACCGCCTGGCGGCAAGTGGTGCCTGATCTCACCATACGCAGTACCTTCATCACTGGTTTCCCGGGAGAAACCGAGGCCGAATTTAATGCGTTACTTGATTTTCTGGATGAAGCACAGCTTGACCGCGTGGGGGCTTTTGCCTATTCACCCGTTGATGGCGCCAGTGCCAATGACCTGCCGGAGGCCTTGCCGGAAAGTGTGCGCGAGGAGCGTAAAGCGACTTTGTTACGGCATCAGGAGGATATCTCCACGCAGCGACTGGAAAGAAAAATTGGTCATCGCATAAAAGTGCTGGTGGATGAAATAGACGAAGATGGCGCGATTGCACGTTCTGAAGGCGATGCGCCGGACATTGATGGTCTCGTGTACATCGTTGATGGACATCACCTGGCGGTGGGCGATTTCGCCGAGGTGACCGTGACAGACTGTGATGTGCATGATCTGTATGCGACACTGCAGTGA
- a CDS encoding PilT/PilU family type 4a pilus ATPase: protein MSTMHKLFQLMVAKKASDLFFSCGAPITIKINGNAMSVNSTVIDPAAMHTLLMEILTPEQIEALEKERDLNVRYPLRNVGVFRISCFYQRDTPAMVVRYIPIDVPNIDTLGLPDVLKDIVMEKRGLVLIVGATGSGKSTTLTSMLDYRNENRSGHILTLEDPVEFLFRNKKSIVNQREVGSDTLSFQTALKNALRQAPDVIFIGEIRDKETMSQAVAYAQSGHLCIATLHANNSYHAMSRIISFYPLENRPALLADLAVSLKSVVSQRLVKKPDGSRTPVVEVLLNSRYIAELIEKGDLNEIKDAMEKSMVPGSQTFEQCLFTLYKANVITLDEALANADSANNLQWLINNAAAVVEAPLASQMADDSTRSLAPGTSFSEFTLKLDAES, encoded by the coding sequence ATGAGCACTATGCATAAGCTGTTTCAGTTGATGGTCGCCAAGAAAGCATCTGATTTGTTTTTCTCTTGCGGGGCACCGATCACCATCAAGATCAATGGCAATGCCATGTCAGTTAATTCGACGGTGATTGATCCAGCAGCCATGCATACGCTGTTAATGGAAATTCTGACCCCAGAACAAATCGAAGCGCTCGAAAAAGAAAGAGATCTGAATGTTCGCTACCCTTTGCGCAACGTGGGGGTGTTTCGTATTTCCTGTTTTTATCAGCGAGATACACCTGCCATGGTTGTGCGCTACATTCCGATCGATGTTCCGAATATCGACACTTTAGGACTGCCGGATGTCTTAAAAGACATTGTTATGGAAAAACGTGGTTTGGTGCTCATTGTCGGCGCGACCGGGTCAGGTAAATCGACGACGCTCACCTCGATGCTGGACTACCGGAACGAAAACCGAAGTGGCCATATTCTTACCCTGGAAGATCCAGTTGAGTTTCTGTTTCGCAACAAGAAATCGATCGTTAATCAGCGCGAAGTCGGTTCGGATACATTGTCTTTTCAAACAGCGCTGAAAAATGCGCTGCGCCAGGCACCTGATGTCATTTTTATTGGCGAGATTCGTGACAAGGAAACCATGAGCCAAGCGGTTGCTTATGCGCAGTCTGGCCATTTGTGCATTGCTACGCTGCATGCCAACAACAGTTATCACGCGATGAGCCGGATCATCAGCTTCTATCCGCTTGAAAATCGGCCCGCATTGCTCGCCGATCTTGCCGTATCGTTAAAGTCCGTTGTCTCTCAGCGTCTGGTTAAAAAACCGGATGGCAGCCGCACGCCTGTGGTGGAAGTTCTGCTTAACTCCCGTTACATTGCCGAATTGATCGAAAAGGGCGACTTGAACGAGATCAAGGACGCCATGGAAAAAAGTATGGTGCCAGGGAGCCAGACATTCGAGCAATGCCTGTTTACACTTTATAAAGCCAATGTCATCACACTGGATGAAGCGCTTGCCAATGCAGATTCAGCCAATAATCTGCAGTGGTTGATTAACAATGCGGCGGCAGTTGTCGAAGCACCCTTAGCCAGCCAGATGGCAGATGACTCGACGCGATCGCTGGCTCCTGGCACATCATTTAGCGAGTTCACCCTCAAACTGGATGCGGAGAGTTAA
- the phaR gene encoding polyhydroxyalkanoate synthesis repressor PhaR — MTEQNRIIKKYPNRRLYDTRTSTYITLVDVKGLVLAHEAFQVVDAKSDENITRAILLQIILEEEANGAPMFSSEMLSQMIRFYGSAMQSMMRRYLDSNMKAFVDMQAKFSEQAMSSFGTPGLGTQDMWNQFLNFQGPAMQSMMSAYVEQSQQLFQQMQDRMKETTRKIFPDATANAAHKPGKASGSAKSK; from the coding sequence ATGACTGAACAGAATCGAATAATCAAGAAATATCCTAATCGGCGGTTGTATGACACCCGCACCAGCACCTACATTACGTTAGTGGATGTCAAAGGGCTGGTTTTGGCGCATGAGGCATTTCAAGTGGTCGATGCGAAATCAGACGAAAATATCACGCGGGCGATTTTGTTGCAAATCATTCTTGAGGAAGAAGCGAACGGTGCGCCTATGTTTTCATCCGAAATGTTATCGCAGATGATTCGTTTTTATGGCAGCGCCATGCAGAGCATGATGAGGCGTTATCTTGATAGCAACATGAAAGCCTTCGTTGATATGCAGGCTAAGTTTTCAGAGCAGGCTATGTCATCGTTTGGCACCCCAGGGCTGGGGACTCAGGATATGTGGAATCAGTTTCTGAATTTCCAGGGGCCGGCCATGCAAAGCATGATGAGTGCGTATGTTGAACAATCACAGCAGTTGTTCCAGCAAATGCAAGACAGAATGAAAGAGACGACACGAAAAATTTTTCCTGATGCAACCGCGAATGCTGCGCATAAACCAGGTAAGGCGTCAGGCAGTGCAAAGTCAAAATAA
- a CDS encoding beta-ketoacyl-ACP reductase, with translation MVKRVALVTGAMGGLGTAICKALAQNGFTVAANCLPNFEPKAAWLTKMKSEGFDFLVTEADVTDYDACAEMINHLETTAGPVDVLVNNAGITRDAVFKKMNKGQWDSVLSTNLDSVFNVTHHVLAGMAERGWGRVINISSVNGIKGQFGQANYSAAKAGILGFTKAIAAEVAKKGVTVNAIAPGYVGTDMVMAIKQEVRDEIVATIPMGRLGKPEEIGGLCAYLASDLAGYMTGATLNINGGLHFS, from the coding sequence ATGGTTAAGCGGGTTGCATTGGTAACAGGCGCAATGGGTGGGCTGGGAACGGCAATTTGCAAGGCATTGGCACAAAATGGGTTTACGGTAGCAGCCAATTGTCTGCCCAATTTTGAGCCCAAAGCAGCGTGGCTGACAAAGATGAAATCGGAGGGCTTTGATTTTCTCGTGACCGAGGCCGATGTGACAGACTATGACGCGTGCGCAGAGATGATTAACCACTTGGAAACAACGGCTGGTCCGGTGGATGTACTTGTCAATAACGCGGGCATTACCCGCGATGCCGTTTTCAAGAAAATGAATAAAGGCCAATGGGATTCTGTGTTGTCCACTAATCTCGATTCTGTTTTCAACGTGACGCATCATGTGCTGGCCGGTATGGCCGAGCGCGGCTGGGGACGGGTGATTAATATTTCATCCGTGAATGGTATCAAAGGCCAGTTTGGTCAAGCCAATTACTCTGCTGCCAAGGCAGGAATTCTCGGTTTTACCAAAGCGATTGCCGCTGAAGTTGCAAAAAAAGGTGTCACGGTCAATGCCATTGCACCTGGGTATGTAGGTACAGATATGGTTATGGCGATTAAACAGGAGGTGCGTGATGAGATCGTCGCGACTATTCCCATGGGGCGTTTGGGAAAACCGGAAGAAATCGGCGGGCTTTGCGCCTATCTTGCGTCAGACCTTGCCGGGTACATGACAGGTGCTACGCTGAATATCAACGGTGGTTTGCACTTCAGTTGA
- the dapD gene encoding 2,3,4,5-tetrahydropyridine-2,6-dicarboxylate N-succinyltransferase, with the protein MNDLQQVIEQAWEDRANLQPGTASARVGEAVAHVLGELDSGALRVAEKINGEWMTHQWIKKAVLLSFRLEDNALIDNGPMRYFDKVPTKFSNYDTHQFEQGGFRVVPPAVARRGSFIGKNVVLMPSYVNIGAYVDEGTMVDTWATVGSCAQIGKNVHLSGGVGIGGVLEPLQANPTIIGDNCFIGARSEVVEGVIVEDNCVISMGVYISQSTKIYDRATGEITYGRIPEGSVVVSGNLPSVDGKYSLYCAVIVKRVDAQTRAKTSINELLRD; encoded by the coding sequence CTGAATGACTTACAACAGGTCATCGAACAGGCATGGGAAGACCGCGCCAATCTGCAACCGGGAACTGCTTCAGCACGCGTTGGCGAGGCTGTTGCGCATGTGCTTGGCGAATTAGATAGCGGGGCCTTGCGCGTTGCCGAGAAGATCAATGGCGAATGGATGACGCATCAGTGGATAAAAAAAGCGGTGCTGCTTTCTTTCCGTCTGGAAGATAACGCGTTAATCGACAATGGCCCGATGCGCTATTTCGACAAGGTGCCGACGAAGTTTTCTAATTACGATACGCATCAATTTGAACAAGGTGGCTTTCGCGTTGTGCCGCCTGCGGTTGCCCGTCGCGGTAGCTTTATTGGCAAGAATGTGGTGCTCATGCCCAGCTACGTCAATATTGGCGCCTATGTTGATGAAGGCACGATGGTGGACACGTGGGCAACCGTTGGCTCTTGCGCCCAAATTGGTAAAAACGTCCATCTTTCTGGCGGCGTTGGCATCGGTGGCGTGCTCGAACCTCTTCAGGCTAATCCAACCATTATTGGTGACAATTGTTTTATCGGTGCACGTTCTGAAGTCGTTGAAGGGGTCATCGTTGAAGATAATTGCGTCATCTCCATGGGGGTGTACATCAGTCAGAGCACAAAGATTTATGACCGTGCCACGGGCGAGATTACTTATGGGCGTATCCCTGAAGGTTCCGTCGTTGTGAGTGGCAATTTGCCGTCCGTTGATGGTAAATACAGTCTGTATTGTGCGGTGATTGTCAAACGAGTCGATGCACAAACGCGTGCAAAGACGAGTATTAACGAATTGTTGCGTGACTAA
- a CDS encoding DUF3579 domain-containing protein, producing MTRFQAENFIIIGVTLGGQPFRPSDWAERICGVMSAFGAERRMAYSPHVQPGTHEGYKSVFVNADLYAAEPMAYTFLVNFAKDNQLKVAPW from the coding sequence ATGACGCGCTTCCAAGCGGAAAATTTCATCATTATTGGCGTAACGCTTGGAGGCCAGCCCTTTCGGCCGAGCGACTGGGCGGAACGCATCTGCGGTGTGATGTCCGCCTTTGGTGCAGAGCGGCGCATGGCTTATTCCCCCCATGTGCAACCAGGCACTCATGAAGGGTACAAAAGTGTTTTTGTGAACGCCGACCTCTATGCTGCCGAACCCATGGCATATACGTTTTTGGTAAATTTTGCCAAAGACAATCAGCTAAAAGTGGCTCCTTGGTAG
- a CDS encoding FAD-binding oxidoreductase: MNALLAALLVELRRIASADFVITEANALAPFCTDWRGRYTGQPLCVVLPSDTEAVAAVVSACAAAGVPVVPQGGNTGLCGGATPIGGEVLISLRRLNRIRSVDADNNAITVEAGCTLQAVQDAAASVDRLFPLSLAAEGTATLGGNLSTNAGGVQVVRYGNARELTLGLEVVLADGRIWDGLRALRKDNTGYDLKHLFIGAEGTLGLITAATLKLFPQPREKATAWVAVVSPLAAVRLLGSLRAVVGDNVTAFELVDRTSLELVLQHMPRTRAPLQGQHNWHVLVELSGACNHLHDILEQALQAGIEAGHIIDAVLAQSEAQRHALWALRENISEAQKIEGISIKHDIALPVSRIDEFIQRAGAALKAVSHDVRIVCFGHVGDGNLHYNLSKVDAQSNEDFIAQTPVINRIVYHLVCELGGSISAEHGLGQLKRNEVLKYKSLTEMDLMRTVKAALDPQGLMNPGKLL; this comes from the coding sequence GTGAATGCCTTGCTGGCAGCGCTGTTGGTCGAATTACGCCGTATCGCCAGCGCCGACTTTGTTATAACTGAAGCTAACGCGCTCGCACCTTTTTGCACCGATTGGCGTGGCCGCTATACAGGCCAGCCGCTGTGCGTTGTACTGCCGAGCGATACGGAGGCTGTGGCCGCCGTGGTTAGCGCGTGCGCAGCAGCCGGTGTGCCTGTCGTGCCGCAAGGTGGCAACACCGGTTTATGCGGCGGCGCAACACCAATCGGTGGTGAGGTGCTGATTAGTCTCCGGCGGTTGAATCGTATTCGGTCTGTCGATGCCGATAACAACGCAATCACCGTGGAAGCGGGGTGTACGTTGCAAGCCGTGCAGGATGCCGCAGCCTCGGTTGATCGCTTGTTTCCGCTGTCTTTAGCGGCTGAAGGCACTGCCACTCTAGGCGGTAATCTTTCTACCAATGCCGGCGGTGTTCAGGTAGTGCGTTATGGCAATGCGCGAGAACTTACGCTGGGGCTGGAAGTTGTCCTGGCGGATGGCCGTATTTGGGATGGATTGCGTGCCCTGCGTAAAGATAATACCGGCTACGATCTTAAGCACTTGTTCATTGGCGCCGAAGGAACCCTGGGCCTGATAACGGCTGCAACACTTAAACTCTTCCCACAGCCACGGGAAAAGGCGACTGCCTGGGTAGCGGTAGTCAGCCCCTTAGCGGCCGTGCGTTTGCTGGGGAGTTTACGTGCGGTTGTCGGCGACAATGTGACGGCGTTTGAATTGGTTGATCGAACGTCTCTCGAGTTAGTGTTGCAGCATATGCCCAGGACGCGCGCGCCGTTGCAAGGTCAGCACAACTGGCATGTGCTGGTTGAGCTTTCCGGTGCATGTAATCATCTGCACGACATTCTTGAACAGGCCTTGCAAGCGGGGATTGAAGCCGGACATATTATTGATGCGGTGTTAGCGCAGAGTGAAGCGCAAAGGCATGCACTATGGGCATTACGTGAAAATATTTCTGAAGCGCAGAAGATCGAAGGCATTTCCATCAAGCATGATATTGCGTTGCCTGTCTCGCGCATTGATGAGTTTATTCAACGTGCAGGCGCGGCATTAAAAGCCGTTTCGCACGATGTACGCATTGTTTGCTTTGGGCATGTGGGCGATGGAAATTTGCATTACAACCTTTCTAAAGTGGATGCGCAATCCAACGAAGATTTCATTGCGCAGACCCCGGTTATAAACCGGATCGTGTACCATCTGGTCTGCGAACTAGGCGGTTCCATTTCAGCGGAACACGGTTTGGGGCAACTGAAACGCAATGAAGTCTTGAAGTACAAAAGTCTCACTGAAATGGATCTCATGCGCACTGTCAAAGCAGCATTGGATCCACAAGGTTTGATGAATCCCGGCAAGCTGCTGTAA
- the dapE gene encoding succinyl-diaminopimelate desuccinylase translates to MQVLEKVQALIARASITPEDGGCLDLIASWLMPLGFSIERMDQGGVSNLWAKRRGSNPQGKIICFAGHTDVVPTGPLEKWTSPPFTPEIRDSYLYGRGAADMKSSLAACVVAIERLLARRAASADSLALLLTSDEEGDAINGTVRVVEALKARGEAIDYCIVGEPTCVDQLGDTVKNGRRGSLSAKLIVKGVQGHVAYPHLVKNPVHLAAPVLAELVAATWDDGNEDFPPTSLQISNAHAGTGAGNVSPGTFELLFNFRFSTASTAEGLQARVHDILDRHGLAYDIHWTLGAKPFLTPRGQLCLALSESITRVTGITPVLATTGGTSDGRFIADICSQVVEFGPTNDSIHKIDERIAIAELEYLAQIYEGTFDRLLT, encoded by the coding sequence ATGCAGGTTCTTGAGAAAGTTCAGGCGCTGATTGCCCGCGCTTCTATTACCCCGGAAGATGGAGGTTGTCTTGATCTGATTGCCTCATGGTTAATGCCTCTCGGATTTTCTATCGAGCGAATGGATCAGGGCGGAGTCTCTAATCTATGGGCCAAGCGCCGTGGCAGTAATCCTCAAGGCAAAATTATTTGCTTTGCTGGTCACACTGATGTGGTACCGACAGGGCCGCTTGAAAAGTGGACGTCTCCCCCGTTCACCCCTGAGATTCGAGACAGCTATCTTTATGGACGTGGAGCAGCGGATATGAAGAGTTCGCTTGCCGCGTGTGTCGTTGCTATCGAAAGATTACTGGCGCGCCGTGCTGCCAGCGCCGACTCTTTGGCCTTGCTGCTGACTTCAGACGAAGAAGGCGATGCAATCAATGGCACTGTGCGGGTTGTTGAGGCGCTCAAGGCGCGAGGAGAGGCCATCGATTACTGTATTGTTGGCGAACCAACCTGTGTTGATCAACTGGGTGACACCGTCAAAAATGGTCGGCGTGGATCGCTCTCTGCCAAACTTATCGTAAAAGGTGTGCAAGGGCATGTAGCCTATCCACATCTCGTGAAAAACCCCGTGCACCTGGCCGCTCCCGTGTTGGCTGAGCTTGTTGCCGCTACATGGGATGATGGCAACGAAGATTTTCCGCCAACCAGTTTGCAGATTTCCAATGCGCATGCCGGTACCGGCGCAGGGAACGTGAGCCCGGGCACTTTTGAGCTATTGTTCAACTTTCGCTTTTCTACCGCCAGCACGGCAGAAGGCTTGCAAGCCCGTGTGCATGACATACTCGATCGGCATGGTCTGGCATATGACATCCACTGGACGCTTGGCGCCAAACCTTTTCTCACCCCACGTGGCCAACTGTGTTTGGCGTTATCAGAATCCATTACGCGGGTGACCGGGATCACCCCGGTGCTTGCGACAACCGGTGGCACATCTGACGGCCGATTCATTGCGGATATATGCAGCCAGGTTGTCGAGTTCGGGCCAACCAATGACAGTATTCACAAGATCGACGAACGTATTGCCATTGCAGAGCTTGAGTACTTAGCCCAGATCTATGAAGGTACCTTTGATCGGTTGCTGACATGA
- the dapC gene encoding succinyldiaminopimelate transaminase, with translation MNPDLARLQPYPFERLRQLCLGVSPAPTFREIRLSIGEPQHATPLLIQHALSEHLGGLAQYPTTQGTRGLREAIGQWIARRYAVPFLDVETQVLPVNGSREALFAFAQTVIDRTRPHAKVVCPNPFYQIYEGAALLAGAEPVYLNTMPENGFAMDWTALAESVWRDVQLVYVCSPANPTGNVMTLDAWRALFALADRYNFVIASDECYSEIYGDENAPPLGALTAARQLGRDDYRHLVVFSSLSKRSNVPGLRSGFVAGDAEVLKKFLLYRTYHGGAMNPAVQAASIAAWNDEAHVQDNRRRYAEKFQAVMPLIACHLPCAIPDAGFYLWAKTPIADTEFARQLLQQKNVAVLPGSYLGRVADGINPGANFIRLALVPSLEDCLEAAHRINDFCLSL, from the coding sequence GTGAATCCCGATCTCGCTCGGTTGCAGCCTTACCCGTTTGAAAGGCTGCGTCAGTTGTGTCTTGGCGTGTCACCAGCACCGACTTTTCGCGAAATTCGGCTCTCTATCGGTGAACCGCAGCACGCCACACCCCTCTTGATTCAGCACGCGTTGTCTGAGCATCTTGGCGGATTAGCACAGTACCCAACGACGCAGGGCACGCGTGGTTTGCGCGAGGCGATCGGGCAATGGATTGCCCGTCGGTATGCCGTGCCTTTTTTGGATGTGGAGACTCAGGTGTTGCCTGTGAATGGCTCGCGCGAGGCACTGTTTGCATTTGCCCAGACGGTCATTGACCGCACGCGTCCTCATGCAAAAGTAGTTTGTCCGAATCCGTTTTATCAAATTTATGAAGGGGCCGCTTTGTTAGCCGGTGCCGAGCCGGTCTATCTGAACACCATGCCTGAAAATGGCTTTGCCATGGACTGGACTGCGCTTGCGGAGTCAGTCTGGCGTGATGTGCAGCTAGTCTATGTGTGCTCGCCCGCCAATCCGACCGGCAACGTGATGACGCTGGATGCGTGGCGCGCGCTATTTGCACTCGCTGATCGTTATAATTTTGTGATTGCGTCCGACGAGTGTTATTCCGAAATCTATGGTGATGAAAATGCGCCTCCGCTAGGTGCATTGACCGCGGCCAGGCAACTGGGGCGTGACGATTATCGCCATCTGGTCGTTTTCTCAAGTTTGTCCAAACGGTCGAACGTTCCCGGGTTACGTTCGGGGTTTGTCGCGGGTGACGCGGAAGTTCTGAAGAAGTTTTTACTCTATCGCACTTACCACGGTGGCGCCATGAATCCGGCGGTACAGGCGGCGAGTATCGCAGCTTGGAACGATGAGGCCCATGTGCAGGATAACCGGCGTCGGTACGCGGAAAAATTTCAAGCGGTTATGCCACTCATCGCGTGCCATTTGCCTTGCGCCATTCCCGATGCCGGGTTCTATCTGTGGGCGAAAACGCCGATAGCGGATACTGAATTTGCACGCCAGCTTTTGCAGCAGAAAAATGTTGCGGTACTTCCCGGCAGTTATCTTGGACGGGTTGCCGATGGTATCAATCCGGGCGCGAACTTTATTCGCCTGGCACTGGTGCCAAGTCTTGAAGACTGCCTCGAGGCGGCGCATCGCATAAACGATTTTTGTCTCTCTTTGTGA